A genomic segment from Drosophila miranda strain MSH22 chromosome 3, D.miranda_PacBio2.1, whole genome shotgun sequence encodes:
- the LOC117188461 gene encoding carboxylesterase 5A, translating to MKCKRNFLTFLAFFLHLVSSFFFIYVQCVDAPFIHIPGNGVISGTYLKMFRTQNIKAYLGIRYAHAGRFSPPDIELTPWKGIFNATSFGADCLQNPMPSLGKETDQILKILSSDTNQESGSARKYEENCLYLNVFVPDGLPEINGYAVVVWIHSGDFSTGSPADVNPFQLVFKQKVIVVTFSYRLNIFGFFTTDDGEAQGNYGLMDQAAALYWVKKNINFFGGDTNRITLMGHDAGAISVALHMTSGEWSKGGFHKAIIMSGNPLNSVKLPSDYEGSLDQVSSTFGCPRRPTSMFMQCLKKIDGKRLSENLPSVSWGPVLDFGLSNTSYPFIENQPEILFKRGSYHKVPVIIGVTDMEEVLTLFKDNLDAEISAADLEGFFNDIAVNDMHKLVKNYEWCSSYELISEAIHFMYNNETDNDMRKANKHIISAHTEKFYITPMQMFADMISKDQHVYSYLFKTRPKSVLQDLPSWINVPKYFDQVFVWGNPYMTNSVEWKSTDKKIAEIIMTLWANFAKTSNPTKSNVYVKWNAMTPNNDSVLLIDENFNTDNLLQNQRINFWKSLYPKILYYSADCCNSTSSGSLLIIPKTITILSTISILVKIF from the exons ATGAAGTGCAAAAGGAATTTCCTAACATTTTTAGCCTTTTTTTTACATTTAGTTAGTagctttttttttatatacgtGCAATGTGTGGATGCTCCGTTTATCCATATTCCGGGCAATGGAGTCATATCTGGAACATATTTGAAAATGTTTCGAACCCAAAATATTAAAGCTTATCTCGGTATTCGCTATGCCCATGCTGGAAGATTTTCCCCTCCAGATATCGAACTAACACCCTGGAAGGGAATTTTTAACGCAACCTCATTCGGAGCGGACTGTTTGCAAAATCCAATGCCTTCCTTGGGTAAAGAAACCGACCAAATCCTGAAAATCTTGTCCTCCGATACCAATCAGGAATCAGGCAGTGCCAGGAAATACGAAGAGAACTGTTTGTATCTGAATGTTTTTGTACCTGATG GATTGCCTGAAATTAATGGATATGCAGTCGTTGTGTGGATCCATTCAGGGGACTTCTCCACCGGAAGCCCTGCTGATGTGAACCCATTTCAATTGGTCTTTAAGCAAAAGGTGATTGTTGTAACCTTTTCGTATCGGCTAAACATTTTCGGATTTTTTACAACCGACGATGGTGAAGCCCAGGGAAATTATGGACTAATGGATCAGGCAGCAGCCTTGTATTGGGTCAAAAAGAATATCAACTTCTTCGGTGGCGACACAAATCGCATCACCCTCATGGGGCACGATGCCGGAGCAATAAGCGTGGCACTGCACATGACCTCGGGCGAGTGGTCGAAGGGGGGCTTCCATAAGGCTATTATAATGTCGGGCAATCCACTTAACTCTGTGAAACTACCATCGGACTACGAAGGCTCGTTGGACCAAGTTTCGAGCACTTTCGGCTGTCCACGCAGGCCCACGTCTATGTTTATGCAGTGCCTCAAGAAAATTGACGGAAAGCGACTCTCCGAGAACCTTCCCTCCGTGAGTTGGGGTCCTGTTTTGGACTTTGGATTGAGTAACACCTCATATCCGTTCATCGAAAACCAGCCAGAGATTTTGTTCAAGAGGGGGAGCTATCACAAGGTGCCGGTCATCATTGGAGTAACCGACATGGAAGAAGTGTTGACCTTATTCAAGGATAATCTCGATGCAGAAATCAGCGCCGCCGACCTGGAGGGTTTCTTCAACGACATAGCAGTGAATGATATGCATAAGCTGGTCAAGAACTACGAATGGTGCTCCAGCTACGAATTGATCTCGGAGGCAATCCATTTTATGTACAACAACGAGACGGATAACGATATGAGAAAGGCGAACAAACATATAATCAGTGCCCACACCGAAAAGTTCTATATCACGCCGATGCAAATGTTTGCAGACATGATAAGCAAGGATCAGCACGTCTACAGCTACCTGTTCAAGACACGCCCCAAGAGTGTGCTTCAGGATCTTCCCAGTTGGATAAACGTGCCTAAGTATTTCGATCAGGTCTTCGTCTGGGGCAACCCATATATGACAAACTCCGTGGAGTGGAAGTCTACCGACAAGAAAATTGCCGAAATTATCATGACCCTATGGGCAAACTTTGCGAAAACCTCGAACCCTACCAAGTCCAACGTATACGTCAAGTGGAATGCAATGACTCCCAACAACGATTCGGTTCTCTTGATCGACGAGAACTTCAATACGGATAATTTACTCCAAAATCAGAGAATCAACTTTTGGAAATCGTTGTACCCCAAAATTCTATATTATTCAGCGGATTGCTGTAATTCAACAAGCTCAGGTAGCTTATTGATTATCCCAAAAACCATTACAATACTATCTACTATTTCTATACTTGTTAAGATATTTTGA